A genomic region of Metopolophium dirhodum isolate CAU chromosome 1, ASM1992520v1, whole genome shotgun sequence contains the following coding sequences:
- the LOC132946440 gene encoding paramyosin-like, which produces MKLDEVNITELSPSKLLEYSKKCVTMLKQKDKEISLLQVDRNQANIAMKVAHKSVNKLQLEMTKMEKKAIDDAFLIQGLEKRLRMQREEFTYQNTYNLDVKRLECELAKKATDLKWENHNNDLFLLNHSLRDDLKKQSAQHTNEKTNLAVRSFKRLNDRANVIKCTAAHYLAEIDEEQKYAIRFVQKKHILELRSVRSLHNDNTRILMDTYNKEIEELKGVYEEKLDQFLELSESLQHKLEYIAEDNHFLQKPLLKRNEYLERENKSYNNCKRQLNSFNRELQSIKVRLKQITNEKDLLEEENRKIKLDLENSDEYHDKTMRNMERRFSMKIMLLSKEKLSAALIFIREVDVEIASQNKWKCMGLSTKMSKEEFNYLHELIRSDIQKRNTLFWRAISSEERLAVCLRRDVIYNVGLSTLVEYSLPKLE; this is translated from the exons atgaaattggatGAAGTGAATATAACGGAACTCAGCCCTAGTAAACTATTGGAGTACTCAAAAAAATGTGTTACTATGCTTAAACAAAAAGATAAAGAAATATCATTGTTACAAGTTGATCGAAATCAGGCAAATATAGCTATGAAAGTCGCACATAAATCCGTCAATAAACTTCAATTAGAGATGactaaaatggaaaaaaaagcGATAGATGATGCATTTTTAATACAGGGTCTTGAAAAACGATTACGTATGCAACGCGAAGAGTTTACTTATCAAAACACCTACAATTTGGACGTCAAACGTTTGGAATGTGAATTAGCCAAAAAAGCAACAGATTTAAAGTGGGAAAATCataacaatgatttatttttattgaatcatTCGCTTCGGGatgatttgaaaaaacaaaGCGCACAACATACAAACGAAAAAACAAATCTGGCAGTACGAAGTTTTAAACGTTTAAATGACAGGgccaatgtaataaaatgtactgCAGCTCATTATTTAGCCGAAATAGATGAAGAACAAAAATACGCGATTCGCtttgttcaaaaaaaacatATCCTAGAATTACGATCAGTTAGGTCCttacataatgataatacacGTATATTGATGGATACGTACAATAAAGAAATCGAAGAATTAAAAGGGGTATATGAAGAAAAATTAGATCAATTTTTGGAATTGTCTGAATCGTTGCAACACAAATTGGAGTATATTGCTGAAGATaatcattttttacaaaaac CACTCCTAAAAAGAAATGAATACTTAGAAAgggaaaataaaagttataacaatTGTAAAAGACAATTAAACAGCTTTAATAGAGAATTACAGAGTATTAAAGTGCGATTAAAACAGATAACGAACGAAAAAGATTTATTAGAGGAAGAAAATCGTAAGATTAAACTAGATCTTGAAAACTCCGACGAATACCATGACAAAACAATGAGAAACATGGAAAGGAGATTCagtatgaaaataatgttattatcaaa agAAAAGTTGTCAGCCGCTCTGATTTTTATCAGAGAAGTCGATGTTGAAATCGCCAGCCAAAACAAGTGGAAATGTATGGGACTTTCTACCAA AATGAGCAAAGAAGAATTTAACTACTTACATGAATTAATTCGAAGTGATATCCAAAAACGGAACACTCTATTTTGGAGAGCTATTAGTTCTGAAGAAagattagctgtttgtttgag aAGAGACGTCATTTATAATGTTGGTCTTTCAACGTTAGTTGAATATTCTTTGCCTAAACTTGAATAG
- the LOC132946425 gene encoding zinc finger BED domain-containing protein 5-like has product MEMVKCMLDEKSAKEISKISLSNDTVANRINDLAADIQNELIFCLKSCKFALQLDESTDVAGLAILIVIVRYQHESTLLEDLLLCKSLPTRTTGAEIFDLLNSFLEGNEIPWENCVDICTDGAKAMSGIINGAVQRIKNIAKICSSSHCMIHRQALAVKKLSVSFKKALDEFVKIINFIKSRPLQNRLFKILCEDMESVHTSLLLHTEVRWLSRGKILTRIFELRDEVRAFFFGTQFRIKRSIS; this is encoded by the coding sequence ATGGAGATGGTAAAATGTATGTTAGATGAAAAATCTGCAAAAGAAATATCTAAAATCTCACTATCGAATGACACGGTAGCTAATCGTATCAATGATTTAGCAGCCGATATACAGAATGAACTCATTTTTTGTCTCAAATCGTGCAAATTTGCATTACAATTGGATGAGTCTACCGATGTAGCTGGGCTTGCAATATTAATTGTCATCGTTAGGTATCAACACGAAAGCACATTATTGGAAGATCTTCTTTTATGCAAATCTCTACCAACACGTACTACTGGAGCTGAAATATTTGATCTTCTAAATTCATTTCTTGAAGGAAATGAAATACCATGGGAAAACTGCGTTGATATCTGTACCGATGGAGCAAAGGCTATGAGTGGTATAATTAATGGAGCTGTACagcgtattaaaaatattgccaAAATCTGTTCTAGTAGCCACTGTATGATACATAGACAGGCACTCGCTGTAAAAAAGTTATCTGTTAGTTTTAAGAAAGCTCTTGATGAATTCGTAAAAATCATAAACTTCATAAAATCTCGGCCTCTTCAAAATCGTTTATTCAAAATCCTATGTGAGGACATGGAAAGTGTACATACTTCTCTTCTCTTACATACCGAGGTCAGGTGGTTATCTCGAGGAAAGATACTAACTCGTATTTTTGAATTAAGGGACGAGGTACgtgcttttttttttggaacacaATTTCGAATTAAAAGATCGATTTCTTGA
- the LOC132946448 gene encoding zinc finger BED domain-containing protein 5-like, protein MTGSIKGFVTLAKIKNPLIVKTHCFIHREVLMTKTLGSELNSVLSNSVRMVNYIKGKPLKSRIFAEICESMDADFTNLLYHTEVRWLSRGKVLLRLYELKEELLLFFMEEENNEFTCYLEYHDWISKFAYLADIFQYLNQVNSSLQGPSENILTSTDKISAFQEKMSVWCANLDKGNTTMFPLFTGQENSSPTVLKIIRSHLQTLQMSMKHYFPDLNVEHYDWIRNPFTSMVQTDDCEVQQEAVELKNDRTLLVKFNEVTLDSFWVALNNEYPRLSKKAIEVLLQFSTSWLCEHGFSALTNIKTKIATDSQKQL, encoded by the coding sequence ATGACTGGGAGTATCAAGGGATTTGTTACACtggctaaaataaaaaatccattAATCGTTAAGACCCACTGTTTCATCCACAGAGAAGTGCTGATGACAAAAACGTTGGGTAGTGAACTCAATTCTGTTCTGAGTAATTCCGTTCGTATGGTCAACTACATTAAAGGAAAGCCCCTAAAAAGTAGAATTTTTGCCGAAATTTGTGAATCAATGGATGCTGATTTCACAAATTTGTTGTACCATACCGAAGTGAGGTGGTTATCCAGAGGAAAGGTTCTGTTACGTCTCTATGAATTGAAAGAGGAACTTTTGCTGTTTTTCATGGAAGAGGAGAACAATGAATTTACATGTTATTTGGAATACCACGACTGGATATCAAAATTCGCATACTTGGctgatatttttcaatatcttAACCAGGTTAATTCTAGTTTGCAAGGAccatcagaaaatattttaacttccaCCGACAAAATTTCAGCCTTTCAAGAAAAAATGTCCGTGTGGTGTGCAAACTTGGATAAAGGAAATACAACTATGTTTCCACTGTTTACGGGCCAGGAAAACTCCAGTCCTACCGTTCTAAAAATCATACGAAGTCACTTACAGACTTTACAAATGTCTATGAAACATTATTTTCCAGACTTAAACGTTGAACACTACGACTGGATTCGGAACCCTTTTACTTCCATGGTACAAACAGATGACTGTGAGGTACAACAGGAAGCAGTGGAATTGAAGAACGACCGAACGCTTCTAGTTAAGTTTAATGAGGTCACGCTAGACAGCTTTTGGGTGGCTCTTAACAATGAATACCCTCGATTATCGAAAAAGGCTATTGAAGTGCTCCTTCAGTTTTCTACGTCTTGGTTATGTGAGCATGGCTTTAGTGcactaacaaatataaaaacaaaaatcgcaACAGACTCACAAAAACAACTATAG